In Halobaculum magnesiiphilum, the following proteins share a genomic window:
- a CDS encoding NAD-dependent epimerase/dehydratase family protein, translated as MTLDTIAVTGGNGKIGSAILEHLGEHGYETVNVSRGKRHEEVSDKYVTTDLLDAGETYGAFAKTDVDAVIHMGTIPNPYGNPDFRVYESNVMSAAHVLEAADALGLESVCLASSINAMGSEHQERPADVRYIPLDEAHPRTPGDPYGIAKHAMEVTADGFGRRPSTDLTISSLRYPWVTNDAEMHEYFVEPDRSLDALHDVHPATGREVYFSYLTIADAASIARKAIEADYDGHEVFWAVAGDTTADAMTAEVVDTFYPEADVREPLPGHEAIVDLSKAKELLDWEPEQSWRNL; from the coding sequence ATGACACTCGACACGATAGCGGTCACAGGAGGCAACGGGAAGATCGGCTCGGCAATCCTCGAACACCTCGGGGAGCACGGCTACGAGACGGTGAACGTCTCGCGCGGGAAACGGCACGAGGAGGTCTCCGACAAGTACGTAACGACGGACCTACTCGACGCTGGCGAGACGTACGGCGCGTTCGCGAAGACGGACGTGGACGCCGTCATCCACATGGGAACTATCCCAAACCCCTATGGCAACCCCGATTTCAGGGTGTACGAGAGCAACGTCATGTCGGCCGCGCACGTCCTTGAGGCGGCCGACGCGCTCGGGCTAGAGTCGGTCTGTCTGGCTTCCAGCATCAACGCCATGGGAAGCGAGCATCAAGAGCGTCCGGCGGACGTTCGGTACATTCCACTCGACGAGGCCCACCCGCGCACGCCCGGCGATCCCTACGGAATCGCCAAACACGCGATGGAGGTCACCGCGGACGGCTTCGGCCGACGGCCGTCGACCGACCTCACCATCTCTTCGCTACGGTACCCGTGGGTGACCAACGATGCGGAGATGCACGAGTACTTCGTCGAACCCGACCGGTCACTCGACGCACTCCACGACGTACATCCGGCAACGGGTCGAGAGGTGTATTTCTCCTATCTCACGATCGCAGATGCGGCGTCGATCGCCCGGAAGGCGATCGAGGCGGACTACGACGGTCACGAGGTGTTCTGGGCAGTCGCGGGCGACACCACGGCCGACGCGATGACCGCCGAGGTCGTCGATACGTTCTACCCTGAGGCCGACGTGCGGGAACCACTCCCCGGCCACGAGGCGATCGTAGACCTTTCGAAGGCGAAGGAGCTACTCGATTGGGAGCCCGAACAGAGCTGGCGGAACCTCTAG
- a CDS encoding lactonase family protein, translated as MNESAFAVVGSYTRDGGDGLSTYRVDDVSITLCDTAWEEDPSFLDIHPTERFFVAVNERENGSAVSYRVDEDDGSLDRLDVTETGDARPCHVALDPCGEYAVVSHYAGGSVTLLSVTTDGALDGPLDRQEHEGSGPNEDRQAAPHPHSAWFVTDTLLYVPDLGTDQVVVYELDRRAERLRPLRDATIDCKPGAGPRHLAVHPNKPAGYLLNELDATLAILDLTDPRSPVIAETHSTLPDDVDPSGTIAADVHVHPDGEYVLATNRGHNSFALFATRESPLNVSRTAVRSTDGEWPRNFAIHPGGERVFVCHQHSDNIVPFGFDSEAGTFDRIGEVTELGSPVCLRFI; from the coding sequence ATGAACGAATCGGCGTTCGCCGTCGTCGGCTCGTACACACGGGACGGAGGCGATGGGCTTTCGACGTACCGCGTTGACGATGTATCGATCACACTGTGTGATACTGCGTGGGAGGAAGACCCATCGTTCCTGGACATCCACCCTACGGAGCGGTTCTTCGTCGCCGTGAACGAGCGGGAGAACGGATCGGCAGTCAGCTATCGCGTCGACGAGGACGACGGCTCGCTCGACCGCCTCGACGTGACGGAGACTGGGGATGCCAGGCCATGCCACGTCGCGCTTGACCCGTGTGGGGAGTACGCCGTCGTCTCTCACTACGCGGGTGGCTCCGTGACGCTGCTATCCGTGACTACTGACGGTGCACTTGATGGCCCGTTGGACAGACAGGAACACGAGGGGTCTGGGCCGAACGAGGACCGACAGGCGGCCCCGCATCCACACTCGGCGTGGTTCGTTACGGACACCCTCTTATACGTCCCCGACCTCGGCACCGACCAGGTCGTCGTCTACGAGCTGGACCGTCGCGCGGAGCGGCTCCGCCCGCTCAGGGACGCGACGATCGACTGCAAGCCGGGTGCCGGACCGCGTCACCTCGCGGTCCACCCGAACAAACCCGCCGGCTACCTTCTGAACGAACTTGATGCGACTCTCGCAATCCTTGACCTAACCGACCCCCGGTCCCCTGTGATCGCGGAGACCCATTCGACGCTCCCGGACGACGTTGATCCGAGTGGGACCATCGCCGCCGACGTTCACGTCCATCCTGACGGCGAGTATGTGCTCGCCACGAACAGGGGACACAACTCCTTCGCGTTGTTCGCGACGCGGGAATCGCCACTGAACGTCTCGCGGACGGCCGTCAGATCGACGGATGGGGAGTGGCCTCGCAACTTTGCGATTCACCCTGGCGGCGAACGCGTGTTCGTCTGTCATCAGCACAGCGACAATATCGTGCCGTTCGGGTTCGACTCAGAAGCAGGAACGTTCGACCGAATCGGAGAGGTGACGGAGCTAGGTTCCCCGGTCTGTCTCAGATTTATATAG
- a CDS encoding mannonate dehydratase gives MDPTVMLPPKPDRRWTIAKQLGIDTAVVRFWGVDDWWEYDTLQRTVTRFEDHGLSLDVVEDRPPMEETVLGNEGRDEEIETVKTLIENMGRLGIDTYCWVWTENPLGVIRTSDSVPGRGNSQRIGYDHEWMERAPAHEAAGITEDDLWENLQYFLDEVVPVAEEYGVNLALHPDDPPTSPVRGIPRIVQSVEDYRRILDLHDSPHHGVTFCQGNFSAMGADTIEAIREFGDRIHFVHFRDVEGDERNFVETWHDEGPTDMKAAIEAYREVGFEGPIRPDHVPRMVGEQDRDDAMAGYTDMGRLFAIGYIKGLLE, from the coding sequence ATGGACCCGACCGTAATGCTCCCGCCGAAGCCGGATCGGCGGTGGACCATCGCCAAGCAACTCGGCATCGACACTGCCGTCGTGCGCTTCTGGGGCGTCGACGACTGGTGGGAGTACGACACGCTCCAGCGCACGGTGACTCGATTCGAGGACCACGGCCTCTCGCTGGATGTCGTCGAAGATCGCCCGCCGATGGAGGAGACCGTCCTCGGGAACGAGGGCCGCGACGAGGAGATCGAGACCGTCAAAACCCTTATCGAGAACATGGGCCGACTCGGAATTGACACGTACTGCTGGGTGTGGACCGAGAACCCGCTCGGCGTCATCCGCACCTCCGACTCGGTGCCGGGGCGCGGCAACTCCCAGCGCATCGGCTACGACCACGAGTGGATGGAGCGTGCCCCTGCCCACGAAGCCGCCGGAATTACGGAAGACGACCTCTGGGAGAACCTGCAGTACTTCCTTGACGAGGTGGTCCCCGTCGCCGAGGAGTACGGCGTGAACCTCGCGTTACACCCCGACGACCCACCAACGTCACCCGTCCGCGGCATCCCGCGAATCGTCCAATCCGTCGAGGACTACCGGCGGATCCTCGATCTCCACGACAGCCCGCACCACGGTGTCACTTTCTGTCAGGGGAACTTCTCCGCGATGGGCGCCGACACGATCGAGGCGATCCGCGAGTTCGGCGACCGGATCCACTTCGTCCACTTCCGCGACGTCGAGGGCGACGAACGGAACTTCGTCGAGACGTGGCACGACGAGGGGCCGACCGACATGAAAGCCGCCATCGAGGCGTACCGGGAGGTCGGCTTCGAAGGGCCGATCCGCCCGGATCACGTCCCGCGGATGGTCGGCGAACAGGACCGCGACGACGCGATGGCGGGGTACACCGACATGGGTCGGCTGTTCGCGATCGGGTACATCAAGGGGCTGCTGGAGTAG
- a CDS encoding carbohydrate ABC transporter permease: MSNSSASNRFVDRIGRERLSRIALYVVMYGIAIAFFIPFWRMFQLSVTPAGLVASGEFFLIPSDVTFAYWERFLVQEPIIYQWAFNTFLIASITTFLVLVVDSMIAFSLTRLKWPGRSVVLGVILASFMIPGYVNIIPLFTVVNNLGMVNSYWAIILPFAAGPLGVFLLVQFFRDIPKELEEAARLDGFSPFRIYAQIIMPLSTPILTALGLFVFIWSWNQFLWPLIVLNNDQLYTLPIGVVTLRSVNALAPNVIMTSLALASLPLFIVFLLFQDKLISSVQMQAGTG; this comes from the coding sequence ATGAGTAATTCAAGCGCATCAAATCGGTTCGTCGATCGCATCGGACGAGAGCGGCTGTCACGGATTGCCCTGTACGTCGTGATGTACGGGATAGCGATCGCCTTCTTCATCCCCTTCTGGCGGATGTTCCAGCTGTCGGTGACGCCCGCAGGGCTCGTCGCCAGTGGCGAGTTCTTCTTGATCCCGTCGGACGTGACGTTCGCCTATTGGGAACGCTTCCTCGTCCAGGAACCGATCATCTACCAGTGGGCGTTCAACACGTTCCTGATCGCCAGCATCACGACGTTCCTAGTGCTCGTGGTCGACTCGATGATCGCGTTCTCGCTCACGCGGCTCAAGTGGCCTGGGCGTAGCGTCGTACTGGGGGTTATTCTGGCGAGCTTCATGATTCCAGGGTACGTCAACATCATTCCCCTGTTCACCGTGGTCAACAACCTGGGGATGGTCAACTCTTACTGGGCTATCATCCTGCCGTTTGCGGCGGGTCCACTGGGTGTGTTCCTACTCGTTCAGTTCTTCAGGGACATCCCGAAGGAACTGGAGGAGGCAGCCCGCCTCGACGGGTTCTCCCCGTTCAGAATCTACGCCCAGATCATTATGCCGCTGTCGACGCCGATCCTGACGGCACTCGGTCTGTTCGTCTTCATCTGGAGCTGGAACCAGTTCCTGTGGCCGCTAATCGTGCTCAATAACGACCAGTTGTACACGCTCCCGATCGGTGTCGTTACGCTTCGGTCGGTGAACGCACTGGCCCCGAACGTAATCATGACCTCGCTGGCGCTGGCTTCGCTGCCGCTGTTCATCGTCTTCCTGCTGTTCCAGGACAAGCTCATTTCCAGCGTCCAGATGCAGGCTGGAACGGGATAA
- a CDS encoding IS6 family transposase yields the protein MTEFDRLSGDIEWIDLEFVERERTPEQIIEVGIQLHLAGLSLSNTKQYLERLGVERSRTAIHNWVQKADLQPAGDGAPNQIAVDETVIRINNERHWLYAAVDPETNEFLHVRLFQTRTTQLTVLFLRELREKQQIEQTTFLVDGAHYLKAALERLGLRFQISRHGNRNAVERVFREVKRRTSSFSNTFSNVEPPTAESWLQAFAVWWNRC from the coding sequence ATGACCGAATTCGACCGCCTCAGCGGAGATATCGAGTGGATCGACTTGGAGTTTGTGGAGCGAGAGCGGACACCCGAGCAGATCATTGAAGTCGGTATTCAACTCCATCTCGCGGGTCTATCACTTTCGAATACCAAACAGTATCTTGAGAGGTTGGGTGTCGAACGGAGTCGTACCGCGATTCATAACTGGGTACAGAAGGCAGATCTACAGCCGGCTGGCGACGGAGCTCCGAATCAGATCGCAGTCGACGAGACAGTGATTCGGATCAACAACGAACGACACTGGCTGTACGCTGCCGTCGATCCCGAAACGAACGAATTCCTCCATGTTAGGCTGTTTCAGACGAGAACCACGCAACTCACCGTGCTGTTCCTTCGTGAACTCCGCGAGAAACAGCAGATCGAGCAAACGACTTTTCTCGTCGATGGAGCGCACTATCTCAAAGCCGCGCTGGAGCGGCTCGGACTCCGATTTCAAATATCTCGCCACGGAAATCGGAATGCTGTCGAACGTGTCTTTCGTGAGGTAAAACGCAGAACCTCTTCGTTTTCAAATACGTTCAGCAACGTGGAGCCACCGACGGCAGAATCGTGGCTCCAAGCCTTCGCCGTCTGGTGGAATCGATGCTAA
- a CDS encoding AGE family epimerase/isomerase, translating into MINSPSNANRGRLLATLRVQYPDALAERGFRLLHPVSGDPYTDHRRHLVATCRSIANFAIGAVADGPDWCLDAAEHGLAFLRQAHRTDDGDGYHLVVGKDGEPLNRTRSAYGHAFVLLAFARATAADIDGAEDDLVATHELLEDRFRDGAGMVRSDCAPDWTEQEEYRGQNANMHACEAYLAAYEATGETRYLDRARHIAYTITIALARETDGLLWEHYTDDWDHDFGYNEDEPRHQFRPPGYQPGHHVEWAKFLALLDRYDEGTDAGENDEYVPDGGWYARALELFETAVDNGWTGTGFVYTHEKYGRPIVSDQYGWALAEAIGASAALAERAAEYGDLHTVDHLQELNHRFLACTDSYRGPAGLWYEKRLLANDGGDLIAPDPPGVEPDYHPVSAFYECWRSAHDPQPDD; encoded by the coding sequence ATGATTAACTCTCCTTCGAACGCGAATCGTGGCCGGCTACTCGCGACGCTCCGTGTGCAGTATCCGGACGCACTCGCAGAACGCGGCTTCCGGCTATTGCATCCGGTCTCCGGAGATCCGTACACCGACCATCGGCGACATCTCGTGGCAACGTGTCGGTCGATCGCGAACTTCGCGATCGGTGCGGTCGCCGACGGCCCGGATTGGTGTCTCGACGCTGCCGAACACGGGCTCGCGTTTCTCCGACAGGCGCACCGCACCGACGACGGGGATGGCTACCACCTCGTTGTCGGCAAAGATGGCGAGCCACTCAACCGGACTCGATCGGCGTACGGGCATGCCTTCGTCCTCCTCGCGTTCGCACGTGCGACAGCAGCCGATATTGACGGCGCCGAGGACGATCTCGTGGCGACCCACGAGCTGCTCGAGGATCGCTTCCGCGACGGTGCCGGGATGGTCCGGAGCGACTGCGCCCCTGACTGGACCGAGCAGGAGGAATACCGCGGCCAGAACGCGAACATGCACGCCTGCGAGGCCTACCTCGCCGCCTACGAAGCCACGGGAGAAACGAGGTACCTCGACCGTGCCCGGCACATCGCGTATACAATTACGATCGCTCTTGCTAGGGAGACCGACGGACTGCTGTGGGAACACTACACCGACGACTGGGACCACGACTTCGGGTACAACGAGGACGAACCCCGTCACCAGTTCCGGCCGCCGGGGTACCAGCCCGGCCACCACGTCGAGTGGGCGAAGTTCCTCGCGCTGCTCGACCGATACGACGAGGGGACCGACGCAGGGGAGAACGACGAGTACGTGCCCGATGGCGGCTGGTACGCCCGTGCGCTAGAGTTGTTCGAGACTGCCGTCGACAACGGCTGGACGGGGACCGGCTTCGTGTATACCCACGAGAAGTACGGGAGGCCAATCGTGTCCGACCAGTACGGTTGGGCACTGGCGGAGGCCATCGGTGCGTCCGCAGCGCTCGCCGAGCGGGCCGCCGAATACGGTGACCTCCACACGGTCGACCACCTTCAGGAATTGAACCACCGGTTCCTCGCGTGTACCGACAGCTACCGAGGGCCTGCTGGCCTCTGGTACGAGAAGCGCCTCCTGGCCAATGACGGCGGCGACCTCATCGCCCCCGACCCACCGGGCGTTGAGCCCGACTACCACCCTGTCAGCGCGTTCTACGAGTGCTGGCGCTCCGCGCACGACCCACAGCCCGACGACTGA
- a CDS encoding M24 family metallopeptidase: MATKLPESEFDARLAEVRGRLADTAADAATFLDATSIEYLSGFHHIQTERPVVLAVTRDGMEITVPRLEVERVEPNPRIDAVHHYFDYPQGKPIETAAAMLEGMGAESVVSDADGAPGVMGYEGPALSEFVEVESQSWVDRMRWEKTDAEVDLVRESAKWANLAHRYLADYTEVGAHPVTVSQKATTEASRAMLDTLGDRYAVRTRGSGPVHAGYISGSETALPHGHTPNERISEGDVLITGASANVDGYHSELERTMFVGEPSDEQVHYFELMLEAQTIAIDALGPGQSIAGVDEVVRDYFLEQGIEDTAQHHVGHNIGLGGHEPPYIDRGWDDYEYVEEGDEVMAPGQIYTIEPGIYTDEYGYRHSDTIAITENGTEWLTYFPRDLESNVIR, translated from the coding sequence ATGGCGACGAAACTCCCCGAATCGGAGTTCGACGCGCGGCTCGCGGAGGTCCGCGGGCGGCTCGCGGACACCGCTGCCGACGCGGCGACGTTCCTCGACGCGACGAGCATCGAGTACCTCTCGGGGTTCCATCACATCCAGACCGAGCGCCCGGTCGTCCTCGCGGTCACGCGGGACGGCATGGAGATCACCGTCCCACGGCTTGAGGTCGAGCGCGTGGAGCCGAACCCCCGGATCGACGCGGTCCACCACTACTTCGACTACCCGCAGGGGAAGCCGATCGAGACCGCGGCGGCGATGCTGGAGGGGATGGGCGCCGAATCGGTCGTCTCCGACGCCGACGGCGCGCCCGGCGTGATGGGGTACGAGGGCCCCGCTCTCTCGGAGTTCGTCGAGGTCGAGAGCCAGTCGTGGGTCGACCGCATGCGCTGGGAGAAGACCGACGCCGAGGTGGATCTGGTGCGCGAGTCCGCGAAGTGGGCGAACCTCGCCCACCGCTATCTCGCCGACTACACCGAGGTCGGCGCCCACCCCGTGACGGTGAGCCAGAAGGCCACGACCGAGGCCTCCCGGGCGATGCTCGACACGCTCGGCGATCGATACGCCGTGCGCACGCGAGGGTCCGGACCCGTCCACGCCGGCTACATCTCCGGCAGCGAGACCGCCCTTCCGCACGGCCACACCCCCAACGAACGGATCTCGGAGGGGGACGTGTTGATCACGGGCGCGTCCGCGAACGTCGACGGCTACCACTCCGAGTTGGAACGCACAATGTTCGTCGGGGAGCCCTCCGACGAGCAGGTCCACTACTTCGAGCTGATGCTCGAGGCTCAAACTATCGCCATCGACGCGCTCGGTCCCGGGCAGTCGATCGCCGGCGTCGACGAGGTCGTCCGCGACTACTTCCTCGAACAGGGGATCGAGGACACCGCCCAGCACCACGTCGGCCACAACATCGGCCTCGGGGGCCACGAGCCGCCGTACATCGACCGCGGCTGGGACGACTACGAGTACGTCGAAGAGGGCGACGAGGTGATGGCGCCCGGACAGATCTACACCATCGAACCCGGGATCTACACCGACGAGTACGGCTACCGGCACTCCGACACCATCGCCATCACCGAGAACGGCACCGAATGGCTGACGTACTTCCCGCGGGACCTGGAGTCGAACGTCATCCGGTAA
- a CDS encoding carbohydrate ABC transporter permease, with protein sequence MAENVDTATANTSSGFFNRFISERSTRELIIGLLFASPYLTLFAVFMLYPLAKGLYMSLFEWNFLRPSESTFVGVGNYARLLSDPVFWNALWNTLEFVAMTVPLIVGLSLVLALGLNKELVGDRLLQFLYFSPYVLTVSVVGLIWVQMFAEGGIGTFLLGSLIEGSPLNSNLWAMPSLVITTVWWQTGFYFAILLASRQNVPERLYEAARLDGAGPWRMFRDITLPHMKNGLLFVVIASTIFQFQVFGQPFVMTRGGPSGETQTLVYYLYQLGFETRQLGFGSAVGYTLLAILVVVSALNYYIVGTNNE encoded by the coding sequence ATGGCTGAAAACGTAGACACGGCCACGGCCAACACTTCGTCGGGGTTCTTCAATCGGTTCATCTCCGAGCGGTCGACGCGAGAGCTCATCATCGGGCTCCTGTTCGCGTCGCCGTACCTCACCCTGTTTGCGGTGTTTATGTTGTACCCATTGGCGAAAGGGCTGTACATGAGCCTCTTCGAGTGGAACTTCCTCAGGCCGTCGGAGTCCACGTTCGTCGGCGTGGGAAACTACGCCCGTCTGCTCTCCGACCCAGTCTTCTGGAACGCCCTCTGGAACACCCTCGAGTTCGTTGCGATGACCGTCCCGTTGATCGTCGGACTGAGCCTCGTGCTCGCACTCGGATTGAACAAGGAACTGGTCGGAGACCGTCTCCTCCAGTTCCTCTACTTCAGCCCGTACGTGCTGACAGTGTCGGTTGTCGGACTTATCTGGGTACAGATGTTCGCGGAGGGAGGTATCGGGACCTTTCTCTTGGGTTCCTTGATCGAGGGGAGTCCGCTGAATTCGAATCTCTGGGCGATGCCCTCGCTCGTCATCACGACCGTGTGGTGGCAGACAGGATTCTACTTCGCCATCCTGCTGGCGTCCCGACAGAACGTCCCGGAGCGCCTGTACGAGGCAGCACGACTCGACGGTGCAGGTCCGTGGCGGATGTTCCGCGATATTACACTCCCGCACATGAAAAACGGACTGTTGTTCGTCGTCATCGCCTCGACGATCTTCCAGTTCCAGGTGTTCGGCCAGCCCTTCGTGATGACGAGGGGCGGACCGAGCGGGGAGACGCAGACGCTCGTCTACTACCTCTACCAACTCGGGTTCGAGACGCGACAGCTAGGGTTCGGTTCGGCTGTTGGGTACACGCTGCTGGCGATTCTGGTCGTGGTCTCGGCACTCAACTACTACATCGTGGGGACGAACAATGAGTAA
- a CDS encoding DUF624 domain-containing protein — protein sequence MTNESNRLAFTRALSQLPRFVYGNGLRLAVLSILWVVCSLPIITVGPSTLAVYVAVQDLRSDRNTIDWSRIIAILRQNGVASAVFSGVPVAFTAIATMYGVQALEQGALFGEVVALVSGYIALYVGLVLIPTFDEMASGTMPVTAIRRGVRWVSTHPTAALATALLTTALLALTVLLTVAFVLLFAGVTASLHVLLIKESRNLEIEMSQNAGASPSQL from the coding sequence ATGACGAACGAATCTAATCGACTGGCATTCACGAGGGCGCTCTCGCAGCTCCCCCGATTCGTGTACGGGAACGGACTTCGGCTGGCCGTCCTGAGCATCCTCTGGGTAGTTTGCTCGCTCCCGATAATCACGGTCGGACCTTCGACGTTGGCGGTGTACGTCGCTGTGCAGGATCTCCGGTCTGACCGAAACACGATCGATTGGTCACGAATCATTGCGATCCTCCGGCAGAACGGCGTCGCAAGCGCTGTGTTCAGCGGTGTCCCCGTCGCTTTCACCGCCATCGCGACCATGTATGGGGTGCAAGCACTCGAACAGGGGGCACTGTTCGGTGAAGTAGTTGCTCTGGTCAGCGGCTACATCGCCCTCTACGTCGGTCTGGTGCTGATCCCTACGTTCGACGAGATGGCCTCCGGAACAATGCCCGTGACGGCGATACGGCGGGGGGTCCGCTGGGTGAGCACACACCCAACAGCCGCGCTCGCCACCGCGCTCCTCACAACGGCGCTACTCGCGTTGACCGTTTTGCTGACGGTCGCGTTCGTTCTCCTGTTCGCCGGAGTTACGGCTTCATTGCATGTCCTACTGATCAAGGAATCACGGAATCTGGAAATCGAAATGTCACAGAACGCAGGCGCGAGTCCCAGCCAATTATAA
- a CDS encoding extracellular solute-binding protein, protein MTNQNHATDDSNSKQITRRAALGTGGALLASGLAGCSGLTGGGGDGSSGGSSDSIQLDYWMYFGAQENEEMTSLVEDFNALDNGITVNKQSVPFEEFLTKLFTSVSSGNAPHVASYYGSYGRHLQQICHPIDDYLSNGAKNKYFQSAWDNLQVDGQTYALPLDIHGKGLYTNDAVMEEAGVDPDFADWQSFSDACNTIVEETDSRAFSMLNGQAGQSALRAYIIALTQAGGNIIEGEPGNYDVVFDQGPGKEAAQLMSSVVGEHGWDKTEFRSGLGRINDFVNGDLGMVVEGTWGINNFENENGEVPEDLSFEFHKPFMFPGSGEDVAWAESNSLYFPVNDSHNETEKQAAVEFAEYITQNHTLWASAGGHLPAAKSVATSSEVKNTKLWTEFKSISRMHEMVTNNQIEYQPMTPIHLNSNRYWKPLYEMYLQNMSVDEALTQAANSLQSALDDA, encoded by the coding sequence ATGACGAACCAGAATCACGCGACTGACGATTCGAACAGCAAACAGATCACTCGGCGTGCCGCGCTCGGTACTGGCGGCGCGCTTCTGGCCAGTGGGCTCGCTGGCTGTTCTGGCCTCACCGGCGGTGGCGGTGACGGCAGCAGCGGTGGTAGTTCCGATTCGATTCAGCTCGATTACTGGATGTACTTCGGGGCGCAGGAGAACGAAGAGATGACCTCGCTTGTCGAGGACTTCAACGCTCTAGACAACGGGATCACCGTCAACAAACAGAGCGTCCCGTTCGAGGAGTTCCTGACCAAGCTATTCACGTCTGTCAGCTCCGGAAACGCGCCTCACGTTGCGAGCTACTACGGCTCCTACGGTCGTCACCTCCAGCAGATCTGTCACCCCATCGACGACTACCTCTCCAACGGCGCGAAGAACAAGTACTTCCAATCGGCGTGGGACAACCTCCAAGTCGACGGGCAGACCTACGCGCTCCCGCTCGACATCCACGGGAAGGGACTCTACACGAACGACGCCGTCATGGAGGAAGCGGGAGTCGACCCCGACTTCGCGGACTGGCAGTCGTTTTCCGACGCGTGTAACACGATCGTGGAAGAAACGGACTCGCGAGCGTTCTCGATGCTCAATGGTCAGGCAGGCCAGAGTGCGCTCCGTGCGTACATCATCGCACTCACCCAGGCAGGCGGTAACATCATCGAGGGAGAACCGGGTAACTACGACGTCGTCTTCGACCAAGGTCCCGGGAAGGAAGCAGCTCAATTGATGTCGTCCGTCGTCGGCGAGCACGGCTGGGACAAAACGGAGTTCAGGAGCGGATTGGGTCGAATCAACGACTTCGTCAACGGTGACCTCGGTATGGTCGTCGAGGGAACGTGGGGGATCAACAACTTCGAGAACGAGAACGGGGAAGTCCCTGAGGACCTCTCGTTCGAGTTCCACAAACCCTTCATGTTCCCCGGTTCCGGCGAGGACGTCGCATGGGCCGAGAGCAACTCGCTGTACTTCCCGGTCAACGACAGCCACAATGAAACCGAGAAGCAGGCCGCCGTCGAGTTCGCCGAATACATCACGCAGAATCACACGCTCTGGGCGTCTGCCGGAGGGCACCTCCCCGCCGCGAAGTCAGTTGCTACATCGAGCGAAGTGAAGAACACGAAGCTCTGGACGGAGTTCAAGAGTATCTCGCGGATGCACGAGATGGTCACGAACAACCAGATCGAGTACCAGCCGATGACGCCGATTCATCTCAACAGCAACCGGTACTGGAAGCCGCTGTACGAGATGTACCTCCAAAACATGAGTGTCGACGAGGCACTCACGCAGGCTGCGAACTCGCTCCAATCGGCGTTAGACGACGCGTGA